In the genome of Halalkalicoccus subterraneus, the window CGCCCGGCGGGGCACGGGGAGGTTGATCAGCAGGGCCTGACAGGTCACCAGATCGATCGCGCCGTCCCGAAGGGGCAGGCGGGTCGCATCGCCCGCCAACACCGGGACGTGGTCGTAGGCGGACGCGAGCAGGTTCCGGTCGGCGTCGATCCCGATCACCTCGGCGGGACTTTCACGTGCGAGCACGCGCGTCAGCTCGCCCGTCCCGCAACCGACGTCCGCGATCCGCTCTCTTTCCTCGAGCTCGAGGTCCGCGAGCGTCCCGACCTCCTCCCACATCCCGCGGCGCGTCTCTTCGAGGTAGTCGGCGTCGAACCGGCGCATCTACCGTCGGAGCTCCCGAACCCGGTCGATGTTCCACTCGTAGCTCTTGCCGTCCTCGGTGGGCGTTTCGAGCACCAGCGGAACGTCTTCGAGATCGGGGTGGTTGATGATGGTTTCCATCCCCTCGACCCCGATCAGGCCCTCGCCGACGTGGGCGTGTTCGTCCTTGTTCGTCCCGCAGGCGTGTTTCGAGTCGTTGAGGTGGATACACCGGAGGTGTTCTATTCCTACGACGTCGTCGAACTCCTCGACGGTCCCCTCGACGCCTTCGGCAGTAGAAAGGTCGTAGCCCGCGGCGAAGGCGTGGGCGGTGTCGACACAGACGTCCAGGTCGTGCTCGCTGGCTTCGAGCACTTCGGCGAGGTGTTCGAACTCCCCGCCGAGTTTCGTGCCCGATCCCGCGTCGCTCTCGATCAGGATCGTCACGTCCTCGGGAACGTCGAGTTCGTCGAGCGCTCCCGCGGCGTTCTCGAGTCCCCCCTCGACGCCCGCGCCGGTGTGGGCACCGAGGTGGACGTTGACGAACTCGATCCCCAACTGCTCGGCGGCGTCGAGTTCGGCCTGCATGCTCGCGACCGACTTCTCGCGCAGGTCCTCCTTCGGCGTACAGAGGTTCACGAGATACGAGGCGTGGATGACCCACGGCCCGTCGAGGGTTTCGAGCGTCTCCTCGCGAAACCGTTCGGCCTCCGCCTCGTCGATTTCGGGGTGGGCCCAGACCTGCGGGGACGTGGTGAAGATCTGCCCGCAGTTGCCGCCCACATCGAGCTGTCGCGAGACGGCGTTGTCGACGCCACCGGCGATCGAGACGTGTGCTCCGACGTGCATGCCGGAGGGAGCCGGCGGGAAACGATAGGGGCTTCGACTTCGATCACTCGCGGGCGACCGTGATCGTCATCGCACCACGGACACTCGTCGGCGTGGCGAACGCACCCGTCCCCTCGACGGTGAGTGCCCGGCGTTCGTCGGTCAGTTTCCGGTCGCACTCTTCACAGCGACAGGCGATCCGTTCGATCATACCGATCGAAGGGCCCCGAGATCCCTTCCTTCGAGCCATGGACGGATCGGAAGTGGACGTGGTTCGCGTGTTTTCGCCCGAGTTCAGGGTCCTTGGTACCGTTTTACAACCTTTCATGACCGCAACAGTTAAATCGATCGTGCCTGTACTAAGAGGTACCAGAACGCCACCGGCGTGACGGCAGTATCGCTCGAAAAAATGAGAGGGCATCCTTATACTGGGTTGGTTGCGACGAGGAGTGTGTACTGCCGGGTTTCGGTGGAGGGATGGCTAACGGATTAACTACGCATGGTAGACGAAAGCAAGAACATCGAGATCAGCGACTCCGATCTCGAAAGCGACTCGAAAGGACAGCTCATCAAACTCGCCGGCAAGCTCCGGGACCGACGAAACGACCTCAACCAGATGGCCTCGAAGCGCGCCGGAAAGCGCGACGAGCTCAACGCGGCGACCCGCGAGAAGGTCGACGAGGCCCAAGAACACCGGGAGAAACGCGACGAGTTGAACGAGCAGGTCCAGGAGCACAAACAGAAGCGAAACGACCTCAACGCCGAGGCAAACGAACTGTTCGACGAGGTCGAGAGCCGCAAGTCGGACCTCGAACTCGACGACGGCAAGGGGCTCGACGAGCTCGAAGAGGAGATCGAACAGCTCGAGTTCAAACAGCAGACCGAGGTGCTCTCGACGGAGGACGAGCGCGAACTCATCGAGAAGATCGAAAACAAGCGCGAGGAGTACCGCGAGCGCCAGGAGAAACTCGAGGGTAACGACGACCTCGAGGGGCTCGTCGAGGAGGCAGAAGAGGTCCGCTCGGAGGCCTCCCAGCATCACCAGAAGGTCACCGAGCTCGCCGATCAGGCCCAGGAGCACCACAACGACATGATCGAGGCCTATCGGGAAGCCGACGACATCAGGGACGACGCCGACGAGATGCACGAGGCGTTCGTCGAGGTCCAGGAGGCCGCCGACCAGCACCACGAGGACTTCGTCCGCGTCCAAAAGCGTCTGCGCGAACTCGACAAGAAGGAGGAAAAGGCCCGCAAGTCCAACCGCGAGCAGGAACGCGAGGAGGCCAAGGAGGAAGCCGAGGAGATCTATCAGAAGTTCAAGGAGGGCGAGACCCTCGACACCGAGGACCTGATGAAGCTCCAGAAGACCGGCCTGCTCTAGGACCGGTTTCTCACCTTTCTGCGGTCCGATCTCCGCCGCCCGCAGCGACGTCACTAGGGGGCGGACCGCCGTCTCCGTTCTCAACCTTTAATCAGCCTCCGGCCCGATCGACGAGTATGACCCGGAGGTCCGTATGAACGCGAGCGGGATCGGACGACTGGCCGTTTCGCTGCTCGGAGCGCTGCTCGCCGTCGCCGTCGGCTACGTGCTGTTCTTCGAACTGCCGACGACGGGCGTCGAGCTCGTCGGGGTCCTGTTAGTGATCGCCACCGGCCTGATCGGCCTGCGGATCGCGGGTCGGCTCGCCGGAAGCGCCTTTACGACCTACAACGTCGCCCAGGTGGCCGTCGAGGGGCCCATCTCGCGGGACGGTGGAGGCGGGCGGTTGCCGAGCGGGCCCACCACCACTCCCACCGACGACATCGTCGAGCAGATCGAGGCCGCGGACGCCGACGAGACGGTCGAGGGACTCTTGATGAAGCTCAATACGCCCGGCGGCGAAGTCGTCCCGAGCGACGACATCCGAAAGGCGGTCGTCGAGTTCGACGGGCCGACGATCGCCTACGCGACCGACGTCTGTGGCAGCGGCGGCTACTGGATAGCGAGCGGCTGTGACGAGCTGTTCGCCCGCGAGGCCAGCCTCGTGGGGAGTATCGGCGTGATCGGCTCGCGGGTCAACGCCGCCGATCTCGCCGAGCGTGCAGGGCTGTCCTACGAGCGCTTCGCCGCCGGGAAGTACAAGGACGCGGGCGTGCCGCTGCGCGAGATGGAGGAGGACGAGCGCGCCTACCTCCAAGGACTCATCGACGACTTCTACGGGCAGTTCGTCGAGCGCGTCGCCGAGGGCCGCGAGCTGAGCGAGGAGACGATCCGCGCGACGGAAGCCCGCGTCTACGTCGGCGAGGAGGCGCTCGAACTCGGCCTAGTTGATTCGCTCGGCACGCGCGAGGACGCAAAAGACCGCCTCGGCGAGGTCCTTGACCTCGACCCCGACGTCCGGGAGTTCGAGCCCGACCGCGGGATGATGGCGCGGCTCTCGGTCGGGAGCGCGTCGGTCGCCTACGCGTTCGGGGCGGGGATCGCGAGCGTGGTCGGCGACTCGGACCGCGAAATCGACGTGCGCCTGTAGGTTTTTATCCGGGCGGCGTCTGTGTGGGCACATCGTGAGTACGTTGGTGGTGTGTCTCGATCGGTCAGGTGCGATCGCGGAGGCCGCGGGCGTCTCTCCCCCCGTCGTCGGCTGGGAGGCGGTTCGATCGCTCGTGATCGACGTCGGTCTCGCGGACCCGGAGGACTCCCGGGTCAACTGCCTGCTCGAAACCCTGCGGGTGGCCCGCGAGCTCCGGGACGGCAATGAGGCGGTGACCGTCGCGGTCGTCACGGGTGGGGCCGACGCGGTCGGGGCGGGCCGGTCGATCGCTGCCCAGATCGAGGCGCTTCGGGCCGCCCACGCCGTCGACACCGCGATCATCGTCACCGACAGTGCCGAGGACGAACGGTTCGTCCCGGTTATCGAGAGCCGCCTGTCGGTCGATTCCGTCGACCGGGTTGTGGTCCGCCAGGCCCGCGACATCGAATCGACGTACTACCTGCTCAAACAGTTCCTCGGCGACGAGGAGCTCCGCCAAATCACGCTCGTCCCGCTCGGGCTGGCGCTGATCGTCTTTCCCGTTCTGCTCGCGTCGATGGGACCGGTCGTCGCCGTCGCC includes:
- a CDS encoding deoxyribonuclease IV → MHVGAHVSIAGGVDNAVSRQLDVGGNCGQIFTTSPQVWAHPEIDEAEAERFREETLETLDGPWVIHASYLVNLCTPKEDLREKSVASMQAELDAAEQLGIEFVNVHLGAHTGAGVEGGLENAAGALDELDVPEDVTILIESDAGSGTKLGGEFEHLAEVLEASEHDLDVCVDTAHAFAAGYDLSTAEGVEGTVEEFDDVVGIEHLRCIHLNDSKHACGTNKDEHAHVGEGLIGVEGMETIINHPDLEDVPLVLETPTEDGKSYEWNIDRVRELRR
- a CDS encoding coiled-coil protein, producing the protein MVDESKNIEISDSDLESDSKGQLIKLAGKLRDRRNDLNQMASKRAGKRDELNAATREKVDEAQEHREKRDELNEQVQEHKQKRNDLNAEANELFDEVESRKSDLELDDGKGLDELEEEIEQLEFKQQTEVLSTEDERELIEKIENKREEYRERQEKLEGNDDLEGLVEEAEEVRSEASQHHQKVTELADQAQEHHNDMIEAYREADDIRDDADEMHEAFVEVQEAADQHHEDFVRVQKRLRELDKKEEKARKSNREQEREEAKEEAEEIYQKFKEGETLDTEDLMKLQKTGLL
- the sppA gene encoding signal peptide peptidase SppA, which produces MNASGIGRLAVSLLGALLAVAVGYVLFFELPTTGVELVGVLLVIATGLIGLRIAGRLAGSAFTTYNVAQVAVEGPISRDGGGGRLPSGPTTTPTDDIVEQIEAADADETVEGLLMKLNTPGGEVVPSDDIRKAVVEFDGPTIAYATDVCGSGGYWIASGCDELFAREASLVGSIGVIGSRVNAADLAERAGLSYERFAAGKYKDAGVPLREMEEDERAYLQGLIDDFYGQFVERVAEGRELSEETIRATEARVYVGEEALELGLVDSLGTREDAKDRLGEVLDLDPDVREFEPDRGMMARLSVGSASVAYAFGAGIASVVGDSDREIDVRL